One part of the Pandoraea faecigallinarum genome encodes these proteins:
- a CDS encoding WbuC family cupin fold metalloprotein, translated as MKTLTFAALDALTGQATQSPRARMNQNLHESLDDSIQRLAIAMEPATYIRPHLHHHTWELLTALRGRFVVLTFDAAGVVIDRKVLGEDTSVIESPIGTHHTVLSLDPGAVIFEVKHGPYRPFVEADYASWSAPADTPEAEAFMVWVKTAQVGDRWTA; from the coding sequence ATGAAAACGTTGACCTTTGCTGCGCTCGACGCACTGACCGGGCAGGCCACACAATCGCCGCGCGCCCGCATGAACCAGAATCTGCATGAGTCGCTCGACGATTCGATCCAGCGACTGGCCATTGCCATGGAGCCGGCAACGTATATTCGTCCGCACCTGCACCATCACACGTGGGAATTGCTCACGGCCCTGCGCGGGCGGTTTGTCGTGCTCACGTTCGACGCGGCCGGTGTCGTCATCGACCGTAAAGTGCTGGGTGAGGACACGAGCGTGATCGAAAGCCCGATCGGCACGCACCACACCGTGCTGTCGCTGGACCCGGGGGCGGTGATTTTCGAAGTGAAGCACGGACCGTATCGCCCGTTCGTCGAGGCCGATTATGCGAGCTGGTCGGCGCCAGCCGACACCCCCGAAGCGGAAGCATTCATGGTGTGGGTCAAGACCGCACAAGTCGGCGATCGCTGGACTGCCTGA
- the rpsU gene encoding 30S ribosomal protein S21, which produces MTKIVIKDGEPVEVALRRFRRAIDGTGLIKEVKARAAYEKPTAERKRKKAAAVARLRKRLRSQTLKKKMY; this is translated from the coding sequence ATGACCAAGATCGTTATCAAAGACGGTGAACCCGTTGAAGTCGCACTGCGTCGTTTCCGTCGCGCCATTGATGGCACGGGTCTGATCAAGGAAGTCAAGGCACGTGCGGCTTACGAAAAGCCGACGGCTGAGCGCAAGCGCAAGAAGGCCGCTGCTGTGGCCCGTCTGCGTAAGCGTCTGCGCAGCCAGACCCTGAAGAAGAAGATGTACTAA
- a CDS encoding porin, giving the protein MKRFQLTALAAASFAVAAPAMAQTSTTNVTLYGVIDAGVAYVNNVASGLNAKGAHNFQAVSGIGQGNRWGLKGSEDLGGGLKAVFVLENGFNLMNGTLLQNSRMFGRQAYVGLQSAQAGSVTIGRQYDSVVDFVSPLTSAKQWATQYGAHIGDIDNLYNSFRISNSVKYTSANYGGFSFGALYGFSNEPNTGNGTGFSHNNAFSVGASYANGPLSAAAGYMHLASPGTANGNGAVSNDYASATDIFYTGTVDKHDIAAAGIAYQIQAATIGFVYSYAKINYANQSSIRVNTFELNGKYQISPNLLGGLAFVYSDGSVSGATALSGITKGTKPRWFQINAGTTYAFSKRTETYLNGVYQRATGDAVVAAIDNVGGPTGTGAQSQIAVIAGVRHKF; this is encoded by the coding sequence ATGAAGCGCTTCCAACTCACGGCTCTGGCTGCCGCCAGCTTCGCCGTTGCCGCGCCGGCAATGGCGCAGACCTCGACGACCAACGTGACGCTCTACGGCGTGATCGATGCGGGCGTCGCTTACGTCAACAACGTTGCCAGCGGCCTGAACGCCAAAGGGGCACACAACTTTCAGGCCGTGAGCGGCATCGGACAGGGCAACCGCTGGGGCCTGAAGGGTTCGGAAGACCTGGGCGGCGGTCTGAAGGCGGTTTTCGTGCTGGAAAACGGGTTTAACCTGATGAACGGCACGCTGCTGCAAAACAGCCGCATGTTCGGTCGTCAGGCATACGTGGGCCTGCAAAGCGCACAAGCGGGCAGCGTCACGATCGGCCGTCAGTACGACTCCGTGGTGGACTTCGTGAGCCCGCTCACGTCGGCCAAGCAATGGGCGACGCAATACGGCGCCCACATCGGTGACATCGACAACCTGTACAACTCGTTCCGCATCAGCAACTCGGTCAAGTACACGAGCGCGAACTATGGCGGCTTCTCGTTCGGCGCACTGTATGGCTTCAGCAACGAGCCGAATACGGGTAACGGCACGGGCTTCTCGCATAACAACGCCTTCAGCGTCGGCGCGTCGTACGCCAACGGCCCGCTGAGCGCAGCGGCCGGCTACATGCACCTGGCGAGCCCGGGCACGGCAAACGGCAACGGCGCCGTGTCGAACGATTACGCCAGCGCCACCGACATCTTCTATACGGGCACTGTCGACAAGCACGACATTGCCGCGGCAGGTATCGCGTACCAGATTCAGGCGGCCACGATCGGCTTCGTGTACAGCTACGCCAAGATCAACTACGCCAACCAGTCGTCGATTCGCGTGAACACGTTCGAACTGAACGGCAAGTACCAGATTTCCCCGAATCTGCTGGGTGGCCTGGCGTTCGTCTACAGCGATGGCAGCGTGAGCGGCGCCACGGCACTGTCGGGCATCACCAAGGGCACCAAGCCGCGCTGGTTCCAGATCAACGCCGGTACGACGTACGCCTTCAGCAAGCGCACTGAAACGTACCTGAACGGCGTGTATCAACGCGCTACGGGCGACGCGGTCGTGGCAGCGATCGACAACGTCGGTGGCCCGACGGGCACCGGTGCGCAGTCGCAGATCGCCGTGATCGCAGGCGTGCGTCACAAGTTCTAA
- a CDS encoding mechanosensitive ion channel family protein, translating to MHFSALTSLKAFEGIEPADWAIAAIAMVLTYGVLSGVLRIALGRFGALSRRLQSPAAGMFAEVLGATRHFVLFFAALLIGLKMLDLGVKWDTAIVRGWTVLFCLQLALWVNRAVGVWSTRRMQHRASVPDNPVIVTMTAWTARVLAWAVLLLAMLANFGVNITAFVASLGIGGVAVALAVQNVLSDLFASLAIGLDKPFEVGDFVVFSDIAGTIERIGLKTTRIRSLSGEEIVCGNTELLKNTLHNYKRMSERRIVFAFSVSYHTIPDKLAKVPAMVKQAVQAAGNTRFDRAHFKQFGTSSLDFEVVYFVLSPDYNLYMDLQQDINLALMRAFLEEDIRFAIPASVQYFAQAPEPPEVASATHRSS from the coding sequence TTGCATTTCAGTGCGCTGACATCGCTAAAAGCCTTCGAAGGTATCGAACCCGCCGATTGGGCGATTGCCGCGATTGCCATGGTGTTGACCTACGGCGTTCTGAGCGGCGTCTTGCGCATTGCGCTCGGGCGTTTCGGGGCATTGTCGAGGCGGTTGCAATCGCCCGCCGCAGGCATGTTTGCAGAAGTGTTGGGCGCGACGCGGCACTTTGTCCTTTTCTTCGCCGCGCTGCTCATCGGGCTGAAGATGCTCGACCTCGGTGTCAAGTGGGACACCGCCATCGTGCGCGGCTGGACTGTGCTCTTTTGTCTGCAACTCGCGCTATGGGTCAATCGGGCGGTGGGCGTGTGGTCCACGCGTCGCATGCAGCATCGTGCGAGCGTGCCCGACAACCCGGTTATCGTCACCATGACCGCCTGGACGGCGCGGGTGCTTGCCTGGGCGGTGTTGCTGCTCGCCATGCTGGCGAACTTCGGCGTGAACATTACTGCCTTCGTCGCCAGTCTCGGCATTGGCGGTGTGGCGGTCGCGCTCGCCGTGCAGAACGTGCTGAGCGACTTGTTCGCTTCGCTCGCCATCGGCCTGGACAAGCCCTTCGAAGTCGGCGACTTCGTCGTGTTCAGCGACATCGCGGGCACGATCGAGCGCATTGGCCTCAAGACCACACGTATTCGGAGCCTGAGCGGCGAAGAGATCGTCTGCGGCAATACCGAGCTGCTCAAGAATACGCTGCACAATTACAAGCGGATGTCCGAACGGCGCATCGTGTTCGCGTTCAGCGTGTCTTATCACACCATTCCCGACAAACTCGCGAAGGTGCCTGCGATGGTGAAGCAGGCGGTGCAAGCCGCGGGCAATACCCGTTTCGATCGCGCGCACTTCAAGCAGTTCGGTACGAGTTCGCTCGACTTCGAAGTCGTCTATTTTGTGCTCAGTCCGGATTACAACCTGTACATGGACTTGCAGCAGGACATCAACCTTGCACTCATGCGCGCGTTCCTGGAGGAGGACATCCGTTTCGCCATCCCGGCAAGCGTGCAGTACTTCGCGCAGGCGCCCGAACCGCCGGAGGTGGCGTCCGCCACACACCGAAGCTCCTGA